Proteins found in one Larimichthys crocea isolate SSNF chromosome I, L_crocea_2.0, whole genome shotgun sequence genomic segment:
- the LOC104922565 gene encoding tripartite motif-containing protein 35 codes for MAERDSPTDHGEEEELEQDKDTNTPDDRDTATARESPDVDSSEDQQLVQLPTQPEEQSECPGCQSMGILTLPCGHKLCPTCIELSQGELGQAGCTICYGSQLMDSVLHTLLEALFHGQPRRPGVTAGAAEEHVRATEGGGRALGVVKEELCVAHGEMLSVFCLEEGEPLCQQCQTDEHEAHQCCSIQEAVLDCKRELRSAVRGLQEQLESLTSIRQTWEDTAAHIKSQSVQTAQVLREEFEKMHVYLRDEEATLMSQLKQEEEEKGERMKEKIDRLNNDIRELTSSIRETEEAMGFDDFLFLKNYKKASERAQCRVEEPEEESGALLDVAKHQSCVQHHVWDKMLRIIQYFPVTMDPNTGSVCLGVTPDLSSVFVCEEQTLPDNPERFVSPQSILGSEGFSSGRHSWEVEVGDNSHWSLGVASESVHRKDWSNSGLNPGPALDSDIDLGGSLWTVSLSSGEFWASPGHSAPLRLRRKPSKVRVQLDWERGCLTFSDANDNGLIYRFKKQWSGTLRPYFSTTCSKHPLKITAGRVTVNIE; via the exons ATGGCTGAGAGGGACAGTCCAACTGATCATGGGGAAGAAGAGGAGTTGGAACAAGACAAAGATACAAACACTCCTGATGATAGAGACACTGCCACTGCTAGAGAATCCCCAGACGTAGATTCTAGTGAGGATCAGCAGCTTGTTCAGCTTCCAACCCAACCTGAGGAACAGTCAGAGTGTCCAGGCTGCCAATCGATGGGCATACTGACGCTGCCTTGTGGCCACAAACTGTGTCCTACATGTATCGAGCTGAGCCAGGGGGAGCTGGGTCAGGCTGGCTGCACCATCTGCTACGGATCACAGTTAATGGACTCGGTCCTGCACACTTTACTGGAAGCCCTGTTCCATGGCCAGCCAAGGAGACCTGGGGTcacagctggagctgcagaAGAGCATGTCAGGGCGAcggagggtggagggagagcCTTGGGTGTGGTGAAAGAAGAGCTGTGTGTGGCGCATGGGGAAATGCTCAGTGTGTTCTGTCTGGAAGAGGGCGAGCCACTCTGCCAGCAGTGTCAGACAGACGAGCATGAAGCGCACCAGTGCTGCTCCATACAGGAGGCTGTCCTCGACTGTAAG AGAGAGCTGCGCTCTGCAGTCAGAGGTCTCCAAGAGCAGTTGGAGAGTTTAACATCCATCAGACAAACCTGGGAGGATACAGCTGCTCATATCAAG AGCCAATCAGTACAAACAGCACAGGTCTTGAGGGAGGAGTTTGAGAAGATGCACGTGTACCTCCGTGATGAAGAGGCCACTCTGATGTCACAGctgaaacaggaagaggaggagaagggtgagaggatgaaagaaaagatTGACAGACTCAACAATGACATACGAGAGCTCACCAGCAGtatcagagagacagaagaagccATGGGCTTTGATGACTTCCTCTTTCTGAAG AACTACAAGAAGGCCTCTGAAAG GGCTCAGTGCAGAGTAGAGGAGCCTGAAGAAGAATCAGGAGCTCTGCTTGATGTGGCCAAACACCAGAGCTGTGTGCAGCACCACGTCTGGGACAAGATGCTGAGGATTATCCAGTACT TCCCAGTGACCATGGACCCTAACACAGGCTCGGTGTGTTTAGGCGTGACTCCTGACCtgtccagtgtgtttgtgtgcgaggaGCAAACTCTTCCAGACAATCCAGAGAGGTTTGTGAGCCCACAGAGCATCCTGGGCTCAGAGGGCTTCAGTTCAGGGAGGCACagctgggaggtggaggtgggagatAACAGTCACTGGTCTCTCGGTGTGGCCAGTGAGTCGGTCCATAGAAAGGACTGGTCCAACTCTGGTTTAAACCCCGGTCCTGCCTTAGACTCAGACATAGACCTTGGTGGTAGCTTATGGACTGTGTCCCTCTCCTCTGGTGAATTCTGGGCATCTCCCGGCCACAGTGCCCCGCTCAGACTGAGAAGAAAGCCATCCAAAGTCAGAGTTCAGCTAGACTGGGAGAGAGGGTGTCTGACTTTTTCTGATGCCAATGACAACGGCCTGATCTATCGTTTTAAAAAGCAGTGGAGCGGAACTCTGAGACCCTACTTCTCTACGACATGTTCTAAACACCCACTGAAAATCACAGCAGGGAGAGTGACTGTTAACATAGAATAA